The proteins below come from a single Bryobacter aggregatus MPL3 genomic window:
- a CDS encoding DUF1553 domain-containing protein — translation MICNFRIAECESRSEESEQNLHRLEYLQSTEFKRDKMTGYMKLSLLLLSGLVVFATEHVDFRREVRPILSDSCFHCHGPDKETRMAGLRLDVKSEAFRARKNGTPIVAGDSANSLILKRILHEKTALRMPPPASHKNLTAAQIDVLKRWIDQGADWQEHWAFLTPVKSPLPTVKQTAWPTNEIDHFILARLEKEGLTPSAQADRRTLARRAALDATGLPPSEAAVQSFLKDQQPGAWERYVDQMLASPHYGEHRGRYWLDAARYADTHGLHIDNYREIWLYRDWVIQAFNRNQSFDNFVRDQIAGDLLPNPTKEQLIASGFHRNNVTTNEGGVIEDEVAVMYAKDRVDTTSTVFMGLTVGCATCHDHKFDPITQKDFYSMAAFFRNTEQKPLDGNISDTPPVIFLPAKQDESRWATLDHQMIALRGKLGERADHLSPQAGAKLELPKSFKPEWALEQIEFPAEGGLKEIPRFQLIDPDKPFTIAAWVYYPKPDENWTILSQTNSMEKESKNIRGWSLDIQGRQPLLRLIGDNGESIVARGGNGAKMTAGGWYHVAFTYDGSRSKKDGFELYFNGIKAVHEGKQESARSALKGNFLPGIPLRIGGDGNKRSYKGGALKDLRIYSRVLSSEEISVLDMLPRAKEGAPVELSRVWAASRDGASRKMMTQLAVLEAERRNILRRGAVTHVMVERKDSKPSANILFRGMYDQPREKVEADVPGVLGGLGPKVEKNRMGLAEWLLKPENPLFARVAVNRYWQEVFGTGIVRTSEDFGSQGEAPSHPELLDWLAVDFRENGWDVKRLLRLMLTSSAYQQQAVTTEERRKIDPDNRLLSRGPRFRMDGEMVRDYALAASGLLVPTIGGPSVKPYQPERIWETVAMESSDTRFYTQDHGDALYRRSLYTFWKRSAPPPAMDIFNAPSREACTVRRERTNTPLMALLTMNDVQFVEAARALAQRAIHAHRNDFDAQLDYLTERLVTRRFEGREREISRAAYRDYLRHYDTDPADARKLIAVGESKADPKLPVPEFAALTMMANQLMNLDEVLNK, via the coding sequence ATGATTTGCAATTTTCGTATCGCCGAATGCGAGAGTCGCAGTGAGGAGAGCGAGCAAAACCTTCATCGTTTGGAATACCTACAGTCTACGGAATTTAAGCGCGATAAGATGACGGGATACATGAAGCTCTCGCTATTACTCTTATCGGGCCTCGTTGTTTTTGCCACAGAACACGTTGATTTCCGGCGGGAAGTGCGTCCTATTCTAAGCGATTCCTGTTTCCATTGCCATGGCCCTGATAAAGAGACGCGCATGGCGGGACTTCGTCTTGACGTTAAGTCTGAAGCATTTCGAGCACGAAAGAATGGCACGCCGATCGTTGCGGGCGATTCTGCCAATAGTCTGATTCTAAAAAGAATCCTGCACGAGAAAACAGCGCTTCGAATGCCGCCTCCGGCCTCTCACAAAAATTTGACGGCGGCGCAGATCGACGTTCTCAAACGTTGGATCGATCAGGGTGCCGACTGGCAGGAGCATTGGGCTTTTCTGACCCCCGTCAAATCTCCGTTGCCAACCGTGAAACAAACTGCGTGGCCGACGAATGAGATCGATCACTTTATTCTCGCACGTCTCGAAAAAGAAGGTCTCACGCCCTCGGCCCAAGCCGATCGCCGAACCTTAGCCCGCCGTGCGGCCCTGGACGCGACAGGACTGCCGCCGTCGGAAGCCGCAGTCCAGTCCTTTCTTAAAGACCAACAACCCGGAGCCTGGGAACGTTATGTGGATCAGATGCTCGCTTCTCCGCATTACGGCGAGCATCGCGGGCGTTACTGGCTCGACGCCGCTCGCTATGCCGACACGCACGGCCTGCACATCGATAACTATCGCGAGATCTGGCTTTACCGCGACTGGGTGATCCAAGCCTTCAACCGGAACCAGTCTTTCGACAACTTTGTTCGCGATCAGATTGCCGGCGACCTGTTGCCGAATCCGACAAAGGAGCAGTTGATCGCCTCCGGCTTCCATCGCAACAATGTCACCACCAATGAGGGAGGAGTGATTGAAGATGAAGTCGCGGTGATGTACGCGAAGGATCGTGTCGACACCACGAGCACCGTCTTTATGGGCCTCACCGTCGGCTGCGCCACTTGCCACGATCACAAGTTTGACCCCATCACTCAGAAGGACTTCTATTCAATGGCGGCCTTCTTCCGTAATACCGAGCAGAAGCCGCTCGATGGCAATATCAGCGATACCCCACCAGTGATTTTCCTCCCCGCCAAGCAGGATGAATCGCGTTGGGCGACTCTCGATCACCAGATGATTGCCCTGCGCGGCAAGCTTGGCGAACGTGCCGATCATCTGTCTCCCCAAGCGGGCGCAAAGCTGGAGTTGCCCAAGTCCTTCAAACCGGAATGGGCTCTCGAACAGATTGAGTTCCCGGCGGAAGGTGGGCTCAAAGAGATTCCGCGCTTCCAACTGATCGATCCCGACAAGCCTTTCACCATTGCTGCCTGGGTCTACTACCCGAAGCCTGATGAAAACTGGACCATCCTCTCACAAACCAATTCGATGGAGAAAGAGAGCAAAAATATCCGTGGCTGGAGCCTGGACATCCAGGGTCGCCAACCGTTGTTGCGCTTGATTGGCGACAACGGCGAATCGATCGTCGCCCGGGGCGGCAACGGTGCGAAGATGACGGCGGGCGGCTGGTATCACGTCGCGTTTACCTATGACGGAAGCCGGAGCAAGAAAGATGGTTTCGAGCTTTACTTCAACGGCATCAAGGCGGTGCATGAAGGCAAACAGGAATCGGCCCGTTCCGCACTCAAGGGCAATTTCCTGCCCGGGATTCCGCTGCGCATCGGGGGCGACGGCAACAAGCGCAGCTATAAAGGTGGCGCACTGAAGGACCTGCGCATCTACTCGCGCGTGTTGTCGAGCGAGGAGATCTCGGTTCTCGATATGCTGCCCCGCGCCAAAGAAGGAGCACCGGTCGAGTTGTCGCGCGTCTGGGCCGCCAGTCGCGATGGCGCTTCCCGCAAGATGATGACCCAGCTTGCTGTGCTGGAAGCCGAGCGGCGCAATATCCTTCGCCGCGGAGCCGTAACGCACGTCATGGTGGAGCGCAAAGACTCGAAGCCAAGCGCAAACATTCTCTTCCGGGGCATGTACGATCAGCCGCGTGAGAAAGTCGAAGCCGATGTGCCGGGGGTCCTAGGAGGCCTCGGCCCCAAGGTGGAGAAGAACCGGATGGGCTTGGCAGAATGGTTGCTCAAGCCGGAGAATCCGCTTTTTGCCCGCGTTGCGGTCAACCGTTATTGGCAGGAAGTCTTTGGCACCGGAATCGTCCGGACCAGCGAAGATTTCGGGAGCCAGGGAGAAGCACCCAGTCATCCCGAATTGCTCGATTGGCTCGCAGTCGACTTCCGCGAGAACGGTTGGGACGTCAAGCGTCTGCTGCGCCTGATGCTCACCAGTTCTGCTTATCAACAACAGGCCGTCACCACTGAGGAGCGGCGCAAGATCGACCCGGACAATCGTCTGCTCAGCCGGGGGCCGCGCTTCCGCATGGACGGCGAGATGGTGCGCGACTATGCACTCGCCGCAAGCGGGCTGTTGGTGCCTACCATCGGCGGGCCCAGCGTCAAGCCTTATCAGCCAGAACGCATCTGGGAAACGGTGGCGATGGAATCCTCAGATACACGCTTCTATACCCAGGACCACGGGGACGCGCTTTATCGCCGCAGCCTCTATACCTTCTGGAAACGCAGTGCGCCGCCACCGGCGATGGACATCTTCAATGCGCCCTCGCGGGAAGCCTGCACCGTGCGCCGCGAACGCACCAACACGCCGCTCATGGCGCTGTTGACGATGAACGATGTGCAGTTTGTCGAGGCGGCAAGGGCCTTAGCGCAACGGGCAATCCATGCGCATCGCAACGACTTCGACGCACAACTCGACTATCTGACCGAACGGCTGGTGACACGCCGCTTTGAGGGCAGGGAACGCGAGATCTCGCGCGCCGCCTATCGTGACTACCTGCGCCACTACGACACCGACCCAGCGGATGCACGGAAGCTGATTGCCGTAGGTGAAAGCAAGGCCGATCCCAAACTTCCGGTGCCCGAATTCGCGGCACTCACCATGATGGCGAACCAACTGATGAATCTCGACGAGGTACTGAACAAGTGA
- a CDS encoding DUF1501 domain-containing protein — MKIHDAERDAVLLATRRQLLGNGARGFGALALNQLLGAKEQGKELPHFAPKAKRAIYLHMVGAPPQHDLLDYKPAMKDWYDKDLPESIRNGQRLTTMTSGQTRFPIAPTVFKFAQHGQSGAWISELLPNVAKMADDLTIIRSMHTEAINHEPAITFIQTGNQIAGKPCIGSWIAYGLGSMNQDLPTFVVLNANHTHPKANVQAISARLWSAGYLSAQYAGVSLRSAGEPVLYVKNPEGVPPEMRRRMLDALGELNQMTYEKYADAETKSRIAQYEMAFRMQSSVPDLTDLSKEPASTYELYGEEARKPGTFANQALMSRRLVERGVRFVQLYMRGWDVHGDLPEVLPSQCKDVDRALYGLIQDLKQRGMLDETLVVWGGEFGRTIYSQGKLTPTNYGRDHHPRCFSLFMAGGGAKPGIVWGETDEFSYNIVRDPVHVRDFQATLLHQFGIDHERFTYKYQGLDQKLTGVEKANVIKGLVA, encoded by the coding sequence GTGAAAATCCACGACGCAGAACGGGATGCGGTACTGCTTGCCACCCGGCGGCAACTTCTCGGCAATGGAGCGCGGGGCTTTGGTGCTCTTGCGCTGAATCAATTGCTCGGCGCAAAGGAGCAGGGAAAAGAACTGCCGCACTTTGCCCCCAAGGCGAAGCGGGCCATCTATCTGCACATGGTAGGCGCGCCACCGCAGCATGACCTCCTCGACTACAAACCCGCCATGAAGGACTGGTATGACAAAGATCTGCCAGAGAGCATCCGGAACGGCCAACGCCTCACGACGATGACGAGCGGCCAGACGCGTTTTCCGATCGCTCCGACAGTTTTCAAGTTTGCCCAGCACGGGCAAAGCGGCGCCTGGATCAGCGAGTTGCTTCCGAACGTCGCGAAGATGGCCGACGACCTCACCATCATCCGTTCGATGCACACCGAGGCGATCAACCATGAGCCGGCCATCACCTTCATCCAAACCGGCAACCAGATCGCGGGCAAGCCCTGTATCGGTTCCTGGATCGCCTATGGCCTGGGCAGCATGAATCAGGATCTGCCCACTTTCGTTGTTCTGAATGCGAACCACACGCACCCAAAGGCGAATGTGCAAGCCATTTCGGCCCGGCTTTGGAGCGCTGGTTATCTGAGCGCCCAGTACGCGGGAGTTTCTTTGCGCAGCGCTGGCGAGCCGGTTCTCTACGTGAAGAATCCCGAAGGCGTGCCACCGGAGATGCGCCGCCGGATGCTCGATGCATTGGGCGAGCTGAACCAAATGACCTATGAAAAGTACGCCGATGCGGAAACCAAGAGCCGCATTGCGCAGTACGAGATGGCCTTCCGCATGCAGTCGAGCGTGCCGGATTTGACCGATCTCAGCAAGGAACCGGCTAGCACTTACGAGCTATACGGTGAGGAGGCGCGTAAGCCTGGCACCTTTGCCAATCAGGCCCTGATGTCCCGGCGCCTTGTCGAACGCGGCGTTCGCTTCGTGCAACTCTACATGCGTGGCTGGGACGTGCATGGCGACCTGCCCGAGGTGCTGCCATCGCAATGCAAGGACGTCGATCGCGCACTCTACGGTCTGATCCAGGATCTGAAACAGCGCGGCATGCTCGACGAGACACTGGTGGTCTGGGGCGGGGAGTTTGGCCGCACCATCTATTCTCAGGGTAAGCTGACGCCGACCAACTACGGTCGCGATCATCATCCGCGTTGCTTCTCTCTCTTTATGGCCGGCGGGGGCGCCAAGCCTGGGATCGTCTGGGGAGAGACCGATGAGTTCAGTTACAACATCGTTCGAGATCCCGTCCACGTCCGGGATTTCCAAGCCACACTGCTGCACCAGTTTGGCATTGACCATGAGCGCTTCACCTACAAGTACCAGGGCCTCGATCAGAAGCTCACCGGTGTCGAAAAGGCAAACGTGATCAAAGGACTCGTGGCCTGA
- a CDS encoding 2Fe-2S iron-sulfur cluster-binding protein: MWPEILPELAERFVFFQLKGQSKLAQQANTSHAFLDSHRFWGAVRLALDEADCSPLESRIRSLARRSGAPVAHALPMAAIALRTVELCGPDFLKETWTPPADRSTERASRYAPSLLERMKGRKACDRVIFEERKQDGWFPILPAQEITSAAELDKRNYHDSDARCYEGMGPIPVDCRAGSCGTCWIGVLGGNEKLDPADDFERKRMQYFGYWDSGFIDSDVERPLIRLACQVRANGSVSIVIPPWNAVFGESRRKREG; this comes from the coding sequence ATGTGGCCGGAGATTCTGCCAGAGCTTGCAGAACGTTTCGTCTTCTTCCAATTGAAGGGCCAGAGCAAGCTCGCCCAACAAGCGAACACCTCGCATGCCTTTCTCGACAGCCATCGTTTTTGGGGCGCCGTTCGCCTGGCACTGGACGAGGCGGACTGTTCGCCGCTGGAATCCCGCATTCGCAGTCTCGCCCGCCGTAGCGGAGCTCCGGTTGCGCACGCGCTTCCGATGGCCGCCATCGCACTCCGCACGGTGGAACTCTGTGGACCAGACTTTCTCAAAGAAACCTGGACACCTCCCGCAGACCGCAGCACCGAACGCGCCAGCCGTTACGCGCCCTCGTTGCTCGAGAGGATGAAGGGCAGAAAGGCTTGCGACCGCGTCATCTTTGAGGAGCGCAAGCAGGATGGCTGGTTCCCAATCCTTCCGGCCCAGGAGATCACTTCCGCCGCCGAACTCGACAAGCGTAATTATCACGATAGCGACGCACGTTGTTATGAGGGCATGGGGCCGATTCCGGTTGATTGCCGCGCCGGTTCCTGTGGCACCTGCTGGATTGGGGTTCTGGGCGGGAACGAGAAGCTGGATCCCGCCGACGACTTCGAGCGGAAACGGATGCAGTATTTCGGCTATTGGGATAGCGGCTTCATTGATTCCGATGTCGAGCGGCCACTGATTCGCCTGGCCTGCCAGGTGCGCGCGAATGGCAGCGTTAGCATTGTCATTCCGCCGTGGAACGCGGTATTTGGCGAGTCGCGGCGGAAGCGGGAAGGCTAG
- a CDS encoding zinc-binding alcohol dehydrogenase family protein: protein MRAISLTTPGEFQWIDLPAANEPGPGEALVRIRAVGICGSDLHAYKGRQPFFSYPRILGHELSVEVLRVGEGVVGLEPGDRCAVNPYLACGTCIACRRGKSNCCTTLKVIGVHVDGGMREEMILPAAHLYPSKKLSLEELALVETLGIGCHAVNRAQPVAGDRALVIGAGPIGCTVMEFLRLKGTPFEVLDLSPSRREFATKQMSASVVHESKESVLAQAPELPTLVFDCTGNPGSMHDAFSYTAAGGKLTFVGLFVGDISFHDPDPFHRREMTILSSRNALPAEHRFILEQLENGSIETRSWVSELCPAEGMADRFPTWTDPGSGILKAVVSW from the coding sequence ATGCGAGCTATCAGTCTGACCACACCGGGTGAATTTCAATGGATCGATCTTCCTGCGGCCAATGAGCCGGGGCCTGGAGAGGCGTTGGTGCGCATCCGTGCCGTTGGTATCTGCGGGAGCGATCTGCACGCCTATAAAGGACGGCAACCCTTCTTTAGCTATCCGAGAATTCTGGGTCATGAGTTGAGCGTTGAGGTGTTGCGCGTGGGCGAAGGTGTCGTTGGGCTGGAGCCCGGCGACCGTTGCGCGGTGAATCCTTATCTCGCCTGCGGCACCTGCATTGCGTGCCGCCGTGGGAAGTCCAATTGCTGCACCACTTTGAAGGTGATTGGCGTTCATGTCGATGGCGGCATGCGCGAAGAGATGATTCTGCCGGCTGCGCACCTTTACCCGTCCAAGAAACTGTCGCTCGAGGAACTGGCTCTGGTGGAGACACTCGGGATTGGCTGCCACGCAGTGAACCGGGCGCAACCCGTCGCTGGAGATCGCGCGCTGGTCATCGGAGCAGGCCCGATCGGTTGTACGGTGATGGAGTTTTTACGCTTGAAAGGTACGCCCTTTGAAGTGCTCGACCTCAGTCCCAGCCGCCGCGAATTTGCGACCAAGCAGATGTCGGCCTCGGTCGTCCATGAATCGAAAGAAAGCGTGTTGGCCCAGGCGCCGGAGTTGCCGACCCTTGTTTTCGACTGCACCGGCAATCCGGGCTCGATGCACGATGCTTTCTCCTACACCGCGGCTGGTGGCAAGCTCACCTTTGTCGGGCTCTTTGTGGGCGACATCAGCTTCCACGACCCCGACCCCTTCCATCGCCGGGAGATGACCATTCTGAGTTCGCGCAATGCCCTGCCCGCCGAGCATCGCTTCATCCTCGAACAGTTGGAGAACGGCAGCATCGAGACCCGGAGCTGGGTCAGCGAACTGTGTCCGGCCGAGGGAATGGCCGATCGATTTCCCACCTGGACAGACCCGGGGAGTGGCATCCTCAAAGCCGTCGTGAGCTGGTAA